From Suncus etruscus isolate mSunEtr1 chromosome 6, mSunEtr1.pri.cur, whole genome shotgun sequence, one genomic window encodes:
- the LMAN2 gene encoding vesicular integral-membrane protein VIP36 gives MAAGDWIWLRGWGRRCPGEPGLPGPGPGPVAPLLLLLLLSPGPVAADITDGNSEHLKREHSLIKPYQGVGSSAMPLWDFQGSTMLTSQYVRLTPDERSKEGAIWNRQPCFLKDWEMHVHFRVHGAGKKNLHGDGIALWYTRDRLVPGPVFGSKDNFHGLAIFLDTYPNDETTERVFPYISGMVNNGSLSYEHSRDGRATELAGCTADFRNREHDTFLAVRYSRGRLTVMTDLEDKNEWKNCFDVTGVRLPTGYYFGASAGTGDLSDNHDLISVKLFQLMVEHTPDEDSIDWTKIEPSVSFLRSPKDNVDDPTGNFRSGPLTGWRVFLLLLCALLGIIVCAVVGAVVFQKRQERNKRFY, from the exons ATGGCGGCAGGAGACTGGATTTGGCTGCGGGGCTGGGGCCGGCGGTGCCCGGGGGAGCCTGGGCTTCCCGGCCCCGGCCCTGGCCCCGTTGcacctctgctgctgctgcttctcctgTCGCCGGGGCCCGTGGCCGCGGACATCACCGATGGCAACAGCGAGCACCTCAAGCGGGAGCACTCGCTCATCAAGCCCTACCAAG GGGTCGGCTCCAGCGCCATGCCCCTCTGGGACTTCCAAGGCAGCACGATGCTCACGAGCCAGTACGTGCGCCTGACGCCCGACGAACGCAGCAAGGAGGGCGCGATCTGGAACCGCCAG CCCTGCTTCCTTAAGGACTGGGAGATGCACGTGCACTTCAGAGTCCACGGTGCGGGCAAGAAGAACCTGCATGGGGACGGCATCGCCCTGTGGTACACACGGGACCGCCTGGTGCCAG GGCCCGTGTTTGGGAGCAAAGACAACTTCCATGGCCTGGCCATCTTCCTGGACACATACCCCAATGACGAGACCACGGAG CGCGTGTTCCCCTATATCTCGGGCATGGTGAACAATGGCTCGCTGTCCTATGAGCACAGCCGGGACGGTCGTGCCACTGAGCTCGCAGGCTGCACTGCTGACTTTCGCAATCGTGAGCATGACACTTTCTTGGCCGTGCGCTACTCACGGGGCCGCCTGACG GTGATGACCGACTTGGAGGACAAGAATGAGTGGAAGAACTGCTTCGATGTCACTGGGGTGCGCCTGCCCACTGGCTACTATTTTGGAGCTTCAGCAGGCACTGGTGACTTGTCAG ATAATCACGACCTCATCTCGGTGAAGCTCTTCCAGCTGATGGTGGAGCACACACCTGACGAAGACAGCATCGATTGGACCAAGATCGAGCCCAGTGTCAGCTTCCTCAGGTCGCCCAAAG ACAACGTGGATGACCCAACGGGGAACTTCCGCAGTGGCCCGCTGACAGGCTGGCGGGTTTTCCTGCTGCTGCTGTGTGCGCTCCTGGGCATCATCGTGTGCGCTGTAGTGGGGGCCGTGGTCTTCCAGAAACGGCAGGAGCGGAACAAGCGTTTCTACTGA